One genomic window of Conexivisphaerales archaeon includes the following:
- a CDS encoding MFS transporter, with amino-acid sequence MIQEAKGYRWVVLASYTFVAFVSQLIWLNFAGIAEPQLTAIYNVGIDQVGYLAAFWPLVFIPLSIPTGLSTDRWGFKVNVAIGAGVISLFSWLRLLAGLNFNLLLLFQTLAGIGQPFVYNGISKMAGAWFERGEQTLANGIGTMGQIAGMIASLVITPLMVPDAAYSELRYNMLVFALLSTVAFVLFASLAKEGRGDSNAPAKWRSVLHEMVSVGRKRNIILLSFLFFIGVGIFSGLIQWTESILSSRGLSPFYASLVGASMLLSGIAGMVIVSYLADRYRVLKTFVVLNSLITAIFLLLFSFNQSGVDYTFEAVMIGFFLLSLAPVGLQISLETVGEERSGSAASIVWLSSQVGALVLILLMASFSRLISGLSAPAWFYSVLFCSVLMFGAAGLGILLEDTRKKVNRMNQGG; translated from the coding sequence ATGATTCAGGAAGCAAAAGGCTACCGCTGGGTGGTGCTGGCAAGTTATACCTTTGTAGCCTTTGTCTCCCAACTGATCTGGCTGAACTTCGCAGGCATTGCAGAGCCGCAGCTTACAGCGATATACAACGTAGGAATAGACCAGGTAGGTTATCTGGCCGCATTCTGGCCGCTTGTCTTCATACCTCTTTCTATTCCTACAGGCCTGAGCACCGATAGATGGGGGTTCAAGGTTAACGTTGCAATAGGAGCGGGAGTGATATCACTATTCTCCTGGCTCAGGTTGCTAGCAGGGCTTAACTTTAACCTCTTACTTCTGTTTCAGACGTTAGCAGGAATTGGTCAACCGTTCGTCTACAACGGAATCTCCAAAATGGCAGGTGCATGGTTTGAAAGAGGAGAACAGACACTTGCAAACGGGATAGGAACCATGGGCCAGATAGCTGGAATGATAGCTTCGCTCGTAATAACTCCTCTGATGGTACCTGATGCAGCGTATTCAGAGCTAAGGTATAATATGCTTGTGTTTGCACTGCTTTCTACTGTCGCTTTTGTGCTGTTTGCATCTCTGGCCAAAGAAGGAAGAGGCGATTCTAATGCACCAGCAAAATGGCGGTCAGTTCTTCACGAAATGGTTTCTGTTGGCAGGAAGAGAAACATAATTCTCCTCTCCTTCCTCTTCTTCATCGGAGTAGGTATATTCAGTGGGTTGATCCAGTGGACAGAAAGCATACTCTCATCGAGGGGGCTGAGTCCTTTTTACGCTTCTCTTGTTGGAGCATCGATGCTCCTAAGTGGGATAGCTGGTATGGTTATCGTCTCTTACCTTGCAGACAGATACAGGGTGCTGAAGACTTTTGTGGTGTTAAATAGCCTGATAACAGCTATCTTTCTGCTGCTCTTCTCCTTCAACCAGTCAGGGGTTGATTACACTTTTGAAGCTGTAATGATAGGATTCTTCCTTCTCTCCCTGGCTCCAGTGGGCCTGCAGATTTCACTGGAGACTGTAGGCGAGGAAAGGTCTGGAAGTGCTGCCAGTATTGTCTGGCTTTCGTCACAGGTTGGAGCACTCGTCCTGATTCTTCTTATGGCTTCATTCAGCCGGCTGATTTCAGGTCTTTCTGCGCCAGCATGGTTCTACTCTGTACTCTTCTGCTCGGTTCTGATGTTTGGAGCTGCAGGGCTGGGTATTTTGCTAGAGGATACAAGGAAGAAGGTGAATAGAATGAACCAAGGAGGATAG
- a CDS encoding magnesium-dependent phosphatase-1 — translation MNRSKGRGDRWLLAIDLDGTVWDHLDISLVDPPYRKVEEGTLVNNQGIRVRLNASAVEFIKWAKQNGAIVASLSWNKPANVFEALRKLGIAELFDHHATDYTAEKDRRLLELLEKLKSEKLNIPADRVVYVDDRDIHVDDIRKNVGDVFFIHIWKGVKDFSEAKRLIQEKLLS, via the coding sequence ATGAATAGAAGTAAGGGTAGAGGCGACAGATGGCTACTCGCCATCGACCTTGATGGTACTGTCTGGGACCACCTTGACATATCGCTTGTAGACCCTCCTTACAGAAAGGTAGAGGAAGGTACCCTCGTGAACAACCAGGGTATAAGGGTCAGACTGAATGCAAGTGCTGTTGAGTTCATAAAATGGGCCAAACAGAATGGTGCCATAGTTGCAAGTCTTTCGTGGAACAAGCCAGCTAACGTTTTCGAAGCACTCCGCAAGCTGGGTATTGCTGAACTTTTCGACCATCACGCAACAGACTACACTGCAGAGAAGGACAGGAGGCTGCTTGAGCTGTTGGAGAAGTTGAAGTCAGAAAAGCTGAACATCCCTGCTGATAGGGTAGTCTACGTGGATGACAGGGATATACATGTGGACGACATAAGGAAGAATGTCGGTGATGTCTTCTTCATTCATATCTGGAAGGGAGTGAAGGATTTTTCAGAAGCAAAGAGGTTGATACAAGAGAAGTTACTGAGCTGA
- a CDS encoding FGGY-family carbohydrate kinase codes for MEEGFIGVDLGTSSCKVVLTDRSGKIVAYHKTSYGVSIGEGGKAEQSPTIWFDAVKKGISMVARAASGSYSVKAIGLTGQWSGTVPVGDDGRELADAIIWMDTRGRKYVRELTSGFPSLSGYRVDKLYKWLRKTAGAPAHSGKDSLAHILFIKNEFPQLYESTYKFLEPKDYIAMKLTGEFKASWDNIALLWLTDNRNPNRIKYDDELIRMAKVDRDKLPELVSPLDTVGALQSAIASELGLQDGVQVISGSGDMQCSLIGSGCVSAGSLLLYAGTSAWITTHITQKKTDIFHNMASLPSSLPGLYFVAAEQENAGNCLEFISNIMGLSGDEKYENIDRMVSSAKPASGNLIFLPWLFGERTPVEDPYVRGGFYNLSLEHRREDLFRAVMEGVAYNARWLLASVERFISSSTSARPQLVMSGGVALSNVWPQIFSDILEREISVVKAPNLSTARGAALLSALGMKSINSDEITSDVARVYLPDSKLTDIYRRGFSHFVSYYWRNRKDMKKLNSYSGNL; via the coding sequence TTGGAGGAAGGCTTCATAGGAGTGGACCTCGGTACATCATCCTGCAAGGTTGTGCTTACTGATAGGTCTGGGAAGATAGTTGCATACCACAAGACATCTTACGGGGTAAGCATAGGTGAAGGAGGGAAGGCGGAGCAGAGCCCTACTATATGGTTCGATGCTGTTAAAAAAGGCATAAGCATGGTTGCCCGAGCAGCATCTGGTAGTTACTCAGTCAAGGCCATAGGGCTGACGGGGCAGTGGTCAGGTACAGTACCCGTGGGGGATGATGGTAGAGAGCTTGCCGACGCTATTATCTGGATGGATACAAGGGGAAGAAAATATGTCAGAGAGCTGACTTCTGGCTTTCCTTCGCTTTCCGGCTACAGGGTGGACAAGCTGTACAAATGGTTGAGAAAGACTGCAGGTGCTCCAGCCCATTCCGGAAAGGACTCACTGGCTCATATTCTCTTCATCAAGAACGAATTTCCCCAGCTGTACGAGTCAACCTACAAATTTCTGGAACCAAAAGACTACATTGCGATGAAGCTGACTGGAGAATTCAAAGCTTCTTGGGATAACATAGCTCTGCTCTGGTTGACAGATAACAGAAACCCAAACAGAATAAAATACGATGATGAACTTATCAGAATGGCAAAGGTTGACAGAGATAAGCTTCCAGAACTGGTTTCACCCCTAGATACTGTAGGAGCTCTTCAGAGTGCCATAGCTTCCGAGCTGGGTCTGCAGGACGGGGTGCAGGTAATATCAGGCTCAGGAGATATGCAGTGTTCTCTGATAGGTTCTGGCTGCGTATCTGCAGGTTCCTTGCTCTTGTACGCAGGGACCTCTGCTTGGATCACAACCCACATCACGCAAAAAAAGACAGATATCTTTCACAACATGGCATCTTTACCATCATCTTTGCCAGGCCTGTATTTTGTTGCCGCGGAACAGGAGAATGCAGGTAACTGTCTCGAATTCATCAGCAATATTATGGGCTTATCCGGAGACGAAAAGTATGAAAACATCGACAGAATGGTATCGTCGGCGAAACCTGCCTCTGGAAACCTGATCTTTCTTCCCTGGCTCTTCGGAGAAAGAACCCCAGTTGAGGATCCATACGTAAGGGGAGGTTTCTACAACCTTTCGCTGGAGCACAGAAGGGAGGACCTTTTCAGGGCAGTTATGGAGGGTGTTGCGTACAACGCAAGATGGCTTCTTGCTTCAGTCGAGAGATTCATATCATCTTCGACTTCAGCCAGGCCGCAACTTGTAATGTCTGGAGGAGTAGCACTATCCAATGTCTGGCCTCAGATCTTTTCAGACATTCTTGAAAGAGAAATTAGTGTTGTAAAGGCACCAAACCTTTCCACGGCTAGAGGTGCTGCCCTGCTGTCAGCTCTTGGTATGAAAAGTATCAATAGCGACGAGATAACGTCTGACGTGGCCAGGGTCTACCTACCAGATTCAAAGCTGACTGATATATATAGAAGAGGTTTTTCTCACTTTGTAAGTTACTACTGGAGAAACAGGAAAGACATGAAGAAGCTGAACAGCTATTCTGGAAATCTCTGA
- a CDS encoding aspartate aminotransferase family protein — protein MSDKGEEQGFGSLLGYLQSSLKPYAGKPMEFKRLPKDGLPKEEILSFLSDVSSREDTGWRAGRVSGAVYHGAPELVSFLHRIFRFYSQSNPLHVDIWPSLTKFEAEIVSMTSSLMHGDDSVRGSVTSGGTESILLAMKAYRDYFVKKRGITSPSIIIPVSAHAAFSKACEYFGLKPIYVSLKEDFTVDTERVKESIESGTVAIVGSAPCFPFGTYDDIKQLSEIASDKKIGMHVDACLGGFINAFAEKAGYEVPVSDFRNDGVTSISIDTHKYGFAPKGTSVILYRNSELFHEQVYAATDWQGGIYFTPTMAGSRAGFPIVAAWAVMVALGEEGYVRAAKRILDTGRYIISRAKNMNGLKILGKPFWVIAFSSEEYNPYLVMEGMSRRGWFLNGLMNPSAFHIALTMRHTSRGVKEKFITDLANSLNDVKEGRITSAPLAPIYGMASSLPKEDVKLFIKNIVEWLYS, from the coding sequence ATGTCAGACAAGGGCGAGGAGCAGGGTTTTGGTTCTCTACTCGGATACCTGCAGAGCAGCCTTAAACCGTATGCAGGTAAGCCTATGGAATTCAAGCGGCTTCCGAAGGACGGGCTACCAAAGGAAGAAATCCTCTCCTTTCTATCCGATGTATCCAGCAGAGAAGATACTGGCTGGAGGGCTGGCAGGGTGTCCGGAGCGGTCTATCATGGAGCGCCTGAACTGGTTTCATTTCTGCACAGAATATTTCGTTTCTACTCTCAAAGTAATCCTCTTCACGTAGATATCTGGCCGAGCCTGACAAAGTTTGAGGCTGAAATAGTTTCGATGACAAGCTCCTTAATGCATGGCGATGATTCTGTCAGAGGCTCTGTAACTTCGGGCGGGACGGAGAGCATTCTTCTTGCGATGAAAGCATACAGGGATTACTTTGTCAAGAAGAGGGGAATTACATCGCCGAGCATCATCATCCCAGTGTCTGCACATGCCGCTTTTTCCAAGGCCTGTGAATACTTTGGACTGAAGCCCATATACGTCTCTCTGAAGGAGGATTTCACTGTAGATACAGAAAGAGTGAAAGAATCGATAGAAAGTGGCACAGTGGCAATTGTAGGCTCCGCACCCTGCTTCCCGTTCGGTACCTATGATGATATCAAACAGCTTTCAGAAATAGCCTCCGACAAAAAGATCGGTATGCATGTAGATGCCTGCCTGGGTGGTTTCATTAACGCCTTTGCGGAGAAGGCAGGCTACGAAGTACCCGTCTCTGACTTCAGAAACGATGGGGTGACTTCAATATCGATCGATACCCACAAGTATGGGTTTGCACCCAAGGGGACTTCTGTTATACTGTATCGCAACAGCGAGCTCTTTCATGAGCAGGTCTACGCTGCTACTGACTGGCAGGGAGGGATATACTTCACGCCAACGATGGCAGGCAGCAGAGCTGGGTTTCCGATAGTCGCAGCATGGGCAGTTATGGTTGCACTGGGTGAAGAAGGCTATGTCAGGGCTGCAAAGAGAATACTGGATACTGGAAGATACATCATCAGCAGAGCTAAAAATATGAACGGACTGAAGATACTTGGCAAACCTTTTTGGGTGATTGCCTTTTCGTCAGAAGAATACAACCCCTATCTTGTTATGGAGGGTATGAGCAGGAGAGGCTGGTTCCTCAACGGTCTGATGAACCCATCAGCATTTCATATAGCGCTGACTATGAGGCATACATCAAGGGGGGTTAAGGAGAAGTTCATAACGGACCTTGCAAACTCTTTGAACGATGTGAAAGAAGGAAGGATAACCTCAGCTCCTTTAGCCCCGATATATGGCATGGCTTCTTCGCTTCCCAAGGAAGACGTAAAGCTCTTCATCAAAAACATAGTTGAATGGCTGTACAGCTAG
- a CDS encoding 4-hydroxybenzoate octaprenyltransferase produces MSDWDPARLPENPSKLVAIIKFVRVEHTFLSLPMAYSGAFVAIMGIPPLRILVFIFVALFFLRVAGMTMDNLVDLEVDSLNPRTRNRPLVTGAIKVKEAWAMLLVSTAGFFLSAYMINVWALVLSPVIAGVVLSYPYVKKYTHFGAYHIALIEALSLFSGAVASAGSSAEGIAQLMSSIPWLLVFSTLFWAVGFDLYNHIIDIDFDRSVGVKNLTILLSDRALQFAGFNQIASVLLAFIADFVYRLGPISYAATAAHGLIMAYAYMRATRQDYGSAFNYNIVSSIVLGTGIVIDVALGRPWL; encoded by the coding sequence TTGAGCGACTGGGACCCAGCTAGGTTGCCGGAGAATCCTAGTAAACTGGTTGCAATAATCAAGTTCGTAAGGGTAGAGCATACCTTCCTCAGCCTACCGATGGCTTATTCAGGTGCGTTTGTGGCGATAATGGGTATACCTCCGCTCAGGATCCTTGTTTTCATATTCGTAGCCCTCTTCTTTCTAAGGGTTGCAGGAATGACCATGGATAACCTGGTAGACCTCGAAGTTGATTCGTTGAATCCTAGAACAAGAAACAGGCCTCTTGTCACTGGTGCGATAAAGGTTAAGGAGGCGTGGGCAATGCTCCTAGTCAGCACTGCAGGTTTCTTTCTGTCAGCATACATGATAAACGTCTGGGCTCTTGTACTCTCTCCTGTCATCGCTGGTGTAGTATTATCGTATCCTTATGTCAAAAAGTATACTCACTTTGGAGCCTATCATATAGCACTGATAGAAGCCCTTTCTTTGTTCAGCGGTGCAGTTGCTTCTGCAGGAAGTTCAGCCGAAGGGATAGCTCAGCTTATGTCAAGCATCCCATGGCTTCTCGTCTTCTCGACACTCTTCTGGGCAGTTGGTTTCGACCTTTACAATCATATAATCGATATCGACTTTGACAGGTCGGTAGGGGTTAAGAACCTCACAATTCTGCTTTCAGACAGGGCTCTGCAGTTTGCTGGGTTCAACCAGATAGCCTCTGTCCTGCTGGCGTTTATCGCAGATTTCGTATACAGGCTTGGCCCAATATCATATGCTGCAACTGCAGCTCATGGGTTGATCATGGCTTATGCGTATATGAGAGCTACAAGGCAGGATTATGGTTCAGCATTCAACTACAACATAGTATCTTCAATAGTTCTAGGTACTGGTATAGTTATTGACGTGGCCCTGGGCAGACCATGGTTATGA
- a CDS encoding FAD-dependent oxidoreductase: MDTLILGAGYAGVNAYYELRKRGLRPNIISANDSFDIKNAWLRKTVTGKDIRYSFTLPRFVRLENVQEIDLASRTVRTDKARYEPDNIIIALGASRKDLEHMIMQMLKVDEVSLGAAYKYDEYLALQIAFYLKALGKKVSYSGSYLSWLGDRVEKSVRKLVSQAGIESARSADYLLPLPTPPHPLSSFLRVNSYLEVKQGVYAAGDAADMGPKLGELAMRMGVYTAKRIAGYDQPFRPMFINIIDTGRGKGIHVRSDYPWQGSFQSVKVSKLRSMMKRFLENYYIHRKGKMGFLVHL, encoded by the coding sequence TTGGATACGCTCATACTGGGAGCAGGTTACGCTGGGGTCAATGCCTATTATGAACTAAGAAAGAGAGGTTTGAGGCCCAACATAATATCTGCAAACGATTCGTTCGATATAAAGAATGCATGGTTAAGAAAGACTGTTACTGGCAAAGATATCCGTTATTCTTTTACTCTGCCCAGATTTGTCAGGCTAGAAAACGTGCAAGAGATAGACCTGGCTTCAAGAACTGTTCGTACAGATAAGGCAAGGTATGAGCCTGATAACATCATAATCGCACTCGGTGCTTCAAGGAAGGACCTTGAACATATGATAATGCAGATGCTGAAGGTTGACGAAGTTAGCCTAGGTGCAGCCTACAAGTACGACGAATACCTAGCATTACAGATAGCGTTTTATCTCAAAGCACTGGGAAAGAAGGTCAGCTATTCAGGAAGCTATCTGAGCTGGTTGGGCGATAGGGTTGAGAAGAGCGTGAGAAAGCTAGTCAGTCAAGCAGGGATAGAGTCAGCCAGGTCAGCTGATTACCTCCTGCCTCTGCCAACTCCTCCCCATCCCCTCTCCTCCTTTCTCAGGGTCAACAGTTACCTTGAGGTCAAGCAGGGAGTTTACGCAGCAGGCGATGCAGCAGACATGGGCCCAAAGCTGGGAGAGCTTGCGATGAGAATGGGGGTATACACTGCAAAGAGAATCGCAGGATATGATCAGCCCTTCAGGCCTATGTTCATAAACATCATCGACACTGGAAGAGGAAAGGGTATTCATGTAAGGAGCGATTATCCTTGGCAGGGCTCTTTCCAGTCTGTAAAGGTCTCTAAACTTCGTTCGATGATGAAGAGATTCCTTGAAAATTACTACATTCACAGAAAGGGAAAGATGGGCTTCCTAGTACACCTGTAG
- a CDS encoding AMP-binding protein, producing the protein MSSASEGLKVISFLRRAANLFPDKLVVQDEMSISYNQLYSIVMKLSSSLEQIGVKKGDVVGVADWNSIRFLAFLYSSALSGFIIYPVNIRLPPEHIVYTLRNSECKWLFVSEDFAPLASKSGLPPERVLLMRGKDDFGVKLGSDVHMEDYISGHDPYSILYTSGTTGMPKGVLYTNDRVVLGGMSIVYQLGLFNTSAKLTSEDVIMPLIPFYHLWAWGSPYHAAYLGAKYVLGGRFSAETTIDFILKHKVTWLNAIPTMIYQLLSSPRGEELKGLDRGLKVLVGGSPVPKGLADMMERFGIRYSTIYGGTDMLATAVQLKKDKQSNSIHPVPFVDVKVVRPDGGEARRGEMGELLIRAPWLPEGYYKDEARTAASFSEGWFRTGDVARLDEDGGIEILDRVKDVVKSGGEWIPTSILESLISEVKGVASVAVIAKSDQKWGERPVAIIKPREKGEGLEQAVTTRLKEAASNGKIASFWIPEELIFVDDIPLTSVGKIDKKVLKERYG; encoded by the coding sequence GTGAGTTCAGCGAGTGAAGGACTGAAGGTAATTTCTTTTCTCCGTAGGGCTGCCAACCTCTTCCCAGACAAGTTAGTAGTCCAGGACGAGATGAGCATATCCTATAATCAGCTATATTCGATTGTCATGAAGCTGTCTTCTTCACTCGAGCAGATAGGTGTCAAAAAGGGAGACGTGGTGGGGGTAGCTGACTGGAACTCCATTCGTTTTCTGGCCTTTCTGTATTCTTCAGCTCTGTCAGGGTTCATAATTTACCCTGTAAACATAAGGCTTCCGCCTGAACATATTGTCTACACACTAAGAAATTCGGAATGCAAATGGCTCTTTGTCTCAGAAGATTTCGCACCTTTAGCCAGCAAATCAGGGCTACCTCCTGAAAGGGTCTTGCTGATGCGAGGCAAAGACGACTTTGGAGTAAAGTTAGGAAGCGATGTGCATATGGAGGATTATATCTCTGGTCATGACCCGTATTCCATCCTCTACACATCTGGAACTACAGGTATGCCGAAAGGTGTTCTCTACACTAACGACAGGGTAGTTCTTGGAGGAATGAGCATTGTCTACCAGTTAGGCCTCTTCAACACATCAGCAAAGCTGACGAGCGAAGATGTGATAATGCCTCTCATTCCTTTCTACCATCTCTGGGCATGGGGGAGCCCCTATCATGCAGCTTATCTTGGAGCAAAATACGTTCTCGGAGGAAGGTTCTCAGCAGAGACAACTATCGATTTTATACTGAAGCACAAAGTTACTTGGTTGAACGCGATTCCGACCATGATTTACCAGCTTCTGAGCAGCCCCAGGGGGGAAGAGCTGAAGGGTCTGGATAGAGGTCTCAAGGTTCTGGTCGGGGGTTCACCTGTTCCTAAGGGTCTTGCAGACATGATGGAAAGGTTCGGTATAAGATACTCAACGATATATGGTGGTACAGATATGCTTGCAACTGCAGTGCAGCTGAAGAAGGATAAGCAATCAAATTCCATTCACCCTGTCCCGTTCGTGGATGTAAAGGTCGTCAGGCCTGATGGCGGAGAAGCTCGAAGAGGCGAGATGGGCGAGCTTCTTATCAGGGCTCCTTGGTTGCCTGAAGGATATTACAAAGATGAGGCTAGAACCGCTGCATCGTTCTCGGAAGGTTGGTTCAGGACTGGTGATGTTGCAAGGCTTGACGAAGACGGAGGTATTGAGATTCTTGACAGGGTAAAAGACGTTGTGAAGAGTGGAGGAGAGTGGATCCCAACAAGCATACTGGAGTCGCTGATATCAGAAGTGAAAGGTGTGGCATCGGTAGCAGTCATAGCAAAGTCTGACCAGAAATGGGGCGAAAGACCTGTTGCCATAATCAAGCCTAGAGAGAAGGGAGAAGGGCTTGAGCAGGCTGTTACAACACGCTTGAAAGAAGCAGCAAGCAACGGAAAGATCGCTTCCTTCTGGATACCTGAAGAGCTGATATTTGTTGACGATATACCGCTCACCAGCGTCGGTAAGATAGACAAGAAGGTGCTGAAAGAGAGGTATGGTTGA
- a CDS encoding acyl-CoA dehydrogenase family protein, protein MIDSAFRYMSNAYGKNHYEVDFPFRTMLKYFGFNEDLSSLGGFAGGDLYEIADYVDKVAKPRQVHWSINGERVDRVWLEPAERFALERLIREFEVNRRPIRNRDWFRYFASIYLIGDPGISCILTVTNQTAFAIQKYGSDETRKLLPSLIGEGGEIKLGATWFTELQGGSDLGANLVQADEERGGWVLNGDTKYFSSNAGLADFALVTARPKGAKSGAKGIALFLVPATNSAGKKNFSVRRLKDKSGTVSVPTGEVEFSNSEAHLLGDADKGIYYTMENLMVSRLSNAVGALGIARKAYLEAYYYAKNRSAFGKKLIEHPLATRDLIEMESYIEGTMLLTFKAIDLFQKYCMDTYPYSEGYHLARLLTHISKNLTADMASHVTKLAMELHGGVGFLTEFAVERWHREALITPIWEGPSNIQALDMLEVIVKKKAHLSMLNDIDELGKTVSKGRGLFEEGRKAIVSSFSSLAGMGERESQFHAKETLERVGHAYATLMLLHLGNAMDSERFIDVATIYNNRFVRGSGIDSNALETASRIINIDEVEMVVKK, encoded by the coding sequence ATGATAGATTCTGCGTTCAGATATATGTCTAATGCATATGGGAAGAACCACTACGAGGTAGACTTTCCTTTCAGAACTATGCTGAAATATTTTGGGTTCAACGAAGACCTGTCTTCACTTGGGGGGTTTGCAGGCGGAGACCTTTACGAGATTGCTGACTATGTAGATAAGGTTGCAAAGCCAAGGCAGGTTCACTGGTCAATAAACGGAGAAAGGGTTGATAGAGTCTGGCTGGAGCCTGCAGAAAGGTTTGCACTTGAGAGGCTGATAAGGGAATTCGAAGTTAACAGGAGACCGATCAGGAATCGAGACTGGTTCCGTTATTTTGCTTCGATATATCTGATAGGTGACCCAGGAATATCCTGTATACTGACTGTTACAAACCAGACTGCCTTTGCAATACAGAAGTATGGAAGCGACGAGACAAGGAAACTTCTTCCCTCCTTGATCGGAGAAGGGGGTGAGATAAAACTAGGGGCTACCTGGTTCACAGAGTTGCAGGGAGGAAGTGACTTGGGAGCAAATCTTGTCCAAGCTGATGAAGAGAGAGGGGGCTGGGTACTGAACGGCGATACAAAGTATTTCTCGAGCAATGCAGGGCTTGCGGATTTCGCGCTTGTTACAGCTAGGCCAAAAGGCGCTAAAAGCGGTGCAAAGGGGATAGCACTCTTTCTTGTTCCAGCGACGAATTCAGCAGGAAAGAAGAACTTCTCTGTCAGAAGGTTGAAGGATAAGAGTGGAACAGTCAGTGTTCCAACGGGCGAGGTGGAGTTCAGCAATTCTGAAGCTCATCTGCTTGGTGATGCTGACAAGGGAATCTACTATACAATGGAGAACCTGATGGTTTCAAGGCTTTCTAACGCTGTCGGTGCTCTTGGAATCGCGAGAAAGGCCTACCTTGAGGCCTACTACTATGCAAAGAATAGAAGCGCATTCGGAAAGAAGTTGATAGAGCATCCACTTGCCACAAGGGATTTGATAGAGATGGAGAGCTACATCGAAGGAACTATGCTCTTAACATTCAAAGCTATCGACCTCTTTCAGAAGTACTGCATGGATACCTATCCATATTCAGAAGGATATCATTTAGCCAGGCTTCTAACACATATCTCAAAGAATCTAACTGCTGACATGGCTTCACACGTAACAAAACTGGCGATGGAGCTGCACGGAGGCGTGGGCTTTCTGACTGAATTTGCAGTCGAAAGATGGCACAGAGAAGCTCTCATAACCCCGATATGGGAAGGGCCAAGCAACATTCAGGCCCTTGACATGCTTGAAGTTATTGTGAAGAAGAAGGCGCATCTTTCAATGTTAAACGATATCGACGAACTTGGGAAGACGGTATCAAAAGGCAGAGGTCTCTTTGAAGAAGGCAGAAAAGCAATAGTTTCATCTTTTAGTTCTCTAGCAGGAATGGGAGAGAGGGAATCTCAGTTCCATGCCAAGGAGACGCTAGAAAGGGTAGGCCATGCCTATGCAACCCTTATGCTTTTGCATCTGGGAAATGCAATGGATTCTGAAAGATTCATCGATGTTGCAACTATATACAACAATAGGTTCGTAAGGGGAAGTGGAATAGATTCAAATGCATTGGAAACTGCAAGTAGAATAATCAACATAGACGAGGTGGAAATGGTGGTAAAGAAGTGA
- a CDS encoding DUF488 family protein, with product MIKAKRVYEPAKESDGFRFLIDRLWPRGIKKEQLKLDSWLKSISPSDELRRWFSHQPSKWEEFKRRYYNEIKDKPEYRRLVELAKQKDITLLYSSKETVYNNAIALKEFVESEIRKV from the coding sequence ATGATAAAGGCGAAGAGGGTATACGAGCCGGCAAAAGAATCTGATGGATTTAGGTTTCTTATAGACAGGCTGTGGCCAAGAGGCATTAAAAAGGAGCAGCTCAAACTGGATTCATGGCTGAAGAGCATTTCTCCTTCAGACGAACTCAGAAGGTGGTTTTCACATCAACCCTCAAAATGGGAGGAATTCAAGAGAAGGTACTATAATGAGATAAAAGACAAACCAGAGTACAGAAGACTTGTCGAACTTGCCAAGCAGAAAGACATTACACTTTTGTACAGCTCAAAGGAGACTGTATACAACAATGCCATTGCACTAAAGGAGTTTGTTGAAAGCGAAATAAGAAAGGTGTAG
- a CDS encoding vitamin K epoxide reductase family protein, giving the protein MNRLSVAFIALSALGIVIAVILTYEYLTADFTVCNINSFFSCGAVASSPYSRFFGIPMYVFGLVWFPLLFALSLAFSSLGRKETNVFVLLPLLLLGDIFTVYLWYDQLVLIGKLCPFCISLYFVNYALTGLALVILKH; this is encoded by the coding sequence ATGAACAGACTCTCCGTTGCTTTCATAGCCCTCTCAGCGCTAGGTATCGTTATTGCGGTTATACTGACATATGAATATCTGACCGCTGATTTCACTGTCTGCAATATAAACAGCTTCTTCAGCTGCGGTGCAGTTGCAAGCAGCCCTTACAGCAGATTTTTTGGTATTCCGATGTATGTGTTCGGGCTTGTCTGGTTCCCTCTTCTCTTTGCTCTTTCCCTAGCCTTCAGTTCACTCGGCAGAAAAGAGACTAACGTCTTTGTTCTTCTTCCTCTTCTCCTGCTAGGTGACATATTCACAGTATATCTCTGGTATGACCAGCTTGTTCTTATCGGGAAACTTTGCCCCTTCTGCATAAGCCTTTACTTCGTAAACTACGCTTTGACAGGTCTCGCCCTTGTTATCCTCAAACACTGA